A genome region from Sphingobacteriaceae bacterium GW460-11-11-14-LB5 includes the following:
- a CDS encoding four helix bundle protein has product MRDYKKLDVWKKAHELNMFIKQNIATQFPKEERFELTSQLTRASLSIPLNIVEGCGKFTDKDFAHFLDNALGSANEIDYCCLCASELKYISEDDYLKVNQSINEVRAMLISFLKFLRSGGKKP; this is encoded by the coding sequence ATGAGAGATTATAAAAAACTTGACGTTTGGAAAAAGGCACATGAGCTAAATATGTTTATCAAACAGAATATTGCAACTCAATTTCCAAAAGAAGAGCGATTTGAATTAACCTCACAACTTACCAGGGCTTCTTTATCTATCCCCTTGAACATAGTTGAAGGATGTGGGAAATTTACAGATAAAGATTTTGCACACTTCCTTGATAATGCTTTAGGCTCTGCTAACGAGATAGATTATTGCTGTTTATGTGCTTCTGAATTAAAGTATATAAGCGAAGATGATTATTTAAAAGTAAACCAATCAATTAACGAAGTTAGGGCAATGCTAATTTCATTTTTAAAATTTTTGAGAAGTGGAGGGAAAAAGCCTTAA
- a CDS encoding aspartate aminotransferase family protein, whose translation MQLFDVYPLNDIEITKAAGSNVWDANDQQYLDLYGGHAVISIGHTNPHYVNRLTDQLNKVGFYSNSVKIPLQVQLAEKLGEVSGKKDFQLFLCNSGAEANENALKLASFYNGRKKVIAFTGAFHGRTSLAVAVTDNPKIVAPVNQTENVIFLPFNNEIALEETFKAQGNEISAVIIEGIQGVGGIKEASKSFLQKIRSLCDEYNAVYIADSVQCGYGRTGSFYSHDYSGVEADVYTMAKGMGNGFPVAGISIASKFKPWHGELGTTFGGNHLACAAALAVLEVMEKDNLIKNAEEVGNYLIAELKKFEQVVEVRGRGLMIGIELPAELAHVKKELLFTHHIFTGEAKPNVIRLLPALNLTKAHADEFLAAFEKAVKGVGQKA comes from the coding sequence ATGCAACTATTCGACGTTTACCCACTTAACGATATAGAAATAACCAAAGCAGCAGGCAGTAATGTTTGGGATGCTAATGATCAACAATATTTAGATTTATACGGCGGTCATGCGGTAATTTCAATCGGACATACTAACCCACATTACGTAAATCGCTTAACTGATCAGTTAAATAAAGTTGGTTTTTACTCTAACTCGGTGAAAATTCCTTTACAGGTTCAACTGGCAGAGAAACTTGGTGAAGTTTCCGGTAAAAAGGATTTCCAATTGTTCTTGTGCAACTCGGGAGCCGAGGCCAATGAAAATGCTTTAAAACTGGCTTCATTTTATAACGGAAGAAAGAAAGTAATTGCTTTTACGGGTGCTTTCCACGGACGTACCTCTTTAGCGGTTGCCGTAACCGATAATCCTAAAATTGTAGCACCAGTTAACCAGACCGAAAATGTAATCTTTTTACCTTTCAATAATGAAATTGCTTTAGAAGAAACCTTTAAAGCACAGGGTAATGAAATTTCGGCTGTTATTATTGAAGGTATTCAAGGTGTTGGCGGGATTAAAGAAGCCTCGAAAAGTTTCTTGCAGAAAATCCGTTCACTTTGTGATGAATATAATGCCGTTTACATTGCTGATAGTGTACAATGCGGTTACGGACGTACAGGTTCATTTTACTCGCACGATTACTCAGGTGTTGAGGCCGATGTTTATACCATGGCGAAAGGAATGGGTAATGGATTTCCGGTAGCGGGAATCTCTATTGCGTCCAAATTTAAACCTTGGCATGGAGAGTTGGGTACCACTTTCGGCGGTAACCATTTAGCTTGCGCTGCGGCTTTAGCCGTTTTGGAAGTGATGGAAAAAGATAACCTCATCAAAAATGCGGAAGAAGTTGGAAATTATTTAATTGCTGAATTGAAGAAATTTGAGCAGGTGGTAGAAGTGCGTGGCCGTGGGTTAATGATCGGTATCGAGCTACCTGCAGAACTGGCGCATGTTAAAAAAGAATTATTATTTACACACCATATTTTTACCGGCGAGGCAAAACCGAATGTAATCCGTTTGTTGCCAGCCTTAAATTTAACGAAAGCACATGCTGATGAGTTTTTAGCCGCTTTTGAAAAAGCGGTAAAAGGTGTAGGGCAAAAGGCTTAA
- a CDS encoding acetylornithine carbamoyltransferase has product MKLFTSVHDVPSIKQFVNDALALKANPYAHQDLGKNKTLGLVFMNPSLRTRLSTQKAALNLGMNVMVMNLDKEGWALETQDGVVMNGSTVEHIREAAAVMGQYCDILGLRSFPKLNNREEDYSEDFFNKFVKYCAVPVVSLESATRHPLQSFADIITIHETWTKKPDGRKPKVVLAWAPHVKALPQAVPNSFAEWMCKAQAEGMIDFTIAQPEGYELSEDFTPDANIQYNLEEALAGADYVYVKNWSSYKEYGKVLTYPDGWMMNNEKLKFTNDAKVMHCLPVRRDLELSSEILDGPNSLVIHEAGNRLWAAQAVIKAMLEELK; this is encoded by the coding sequence ATGAAACTTTTCACTTCCGTACACGATGTTCCAAGCATCAAACAGTTTGTAAATGATGCGCTTGCGTTAAAGGCAAACCCTTATGCCCACCAGGATTTGGGTAAGAACAAAACCTTAGGTTTGGTTTTTATGAATCCGAGTTTACGTACCCGGTTAAGTACGCAAAAAGCGGCCTTAAACTTAGGTATGAATGTAATGGTGATGAACCTGGATAAAGAAGGATGGGCTTTAGAAACACAGGATGGCGTGGTAATGAATGGTTCAACCGTTGAACATATTCGCGAAGCTGCTGCGGTGATGGGCCAATACTGCGACATTTTAGGCTTGCGTTCTTTTCCGAAACTGAATAACCGTGAGGAAGATTATAGCGAAGATTTCTTCAATAAATTTGTGAAATATTGCGCGGTACCTGTAGTGAGTTTGGAGAGTGCAACACGCCACCCTTTACAAAGCTTTGCCGATATTATTACCATTCACGAAACCTGGACAAAGAAACCTGATGGTCGCAAACCTAAAGTAGTTTTAGCATGGGCGCCTCATGTTAAAGCATTGCCTCAGGCAGTACCAAATTCTTTTGCAGAGTGGATGTGCAAAGCTCAGGCGGAAGGGATGATCGATTTTACAATCGCGCAGCCGGAAGGTTACGAACTTTCGGAAGATTTTACACCTGATGCCAATATTCAGTATAATTTAGAGGAAGCTTTGGCTGGTGCCGATTATGTGTATGTGAAGAACTGGAGTAGTTATAAAGAGTACGGAAAAGTATTGACTTATCCTGACGGCTGGATGATGAATAATGAGAAATTAAAATTCACAAACGATGCTAAAGTGATGCACTGCCTGCCTGTTCGTCGTGATCTGGAATTATCATCGGAAATTTTGGACGGACCAAACTCACTGGTTATCCACGAAGCAGGGAATCGTTTATGGGCTGCACAGGCAGTAATTAAAGCGATGCTGGAAGAATTGAAATAA
- a CDS encoding N-acetyl-gamma-glutamyl-phosphate reductase: MKIKAGIIGGAGYTGGEMLRILVNHPNVEIAFVNSTSNAGNLISDVHTDLIGDTDLKFVSDIPQDIDVLFLCVGHGDAKKFLTANPIKDNIKIIDLSQDFRLHANASFSTKDFVYGLPELNRDKIKAAKNIANPGCFATCIQLGLLPLAAKGLIQNEVHINATTGSTGAGQSLSTTSHFSWRNNNLSIYKAFEHQHLNEISESLLQLQPSISEALNFIPQRGAFTRGILAAMYLESDLSLEEAQNIYEAYYSAHPFTHVSRKNIDLKQVVNTNKALVHLEKHGGKLFIISIIDNLLKGASGQAVQNMNLMFGLDETAGLKLKAAYF; encoded by the coding sequence ATGAAAATTAAAGCAGGAATAATTGGTGGTGCGGGTTACACAGGTGGCGAAATGCTACGTATTTTGGTTAACCACCCCAATGTTGAAATTGCTTTCGTAAATAGCACAAGTAACGCCGGAAACTTAATTTCCGATGTACATACTGATTTAATCGGCGATACGGATTTAAAATTCGTAAGTGATATCCCGCAAGATATCGATGTATTGTTTTTATGCGTTGGCCATGGTGATGCCAAAAAGTTTTTGACTGCAAATCCAATTAAAGATAACATTAAAATCATCGATCTTTCTCAGGATTTCAGGTTGCATGCAAATGCTAGCTTTTCGACCAAAGACTTTGTTTACGGATTACCTGAGCTGAATCGCGATAAAATTAAAGCAGCTAAAAATATTGCTAACCCTGGCTGTTTTGCGACTTGTATTCAATTGGGTTTATTACCATTGGCTGCTAAAGGATTGATTCAAAATGAGGTTCATATTAATGCAACTACGGGATCAACAGGTGCGGGACAGAGTTTATCAACCACTTCGCATTTCAGCTGGAGAAACAATAATCTTTCCATCTACAAGGCATTTGAGCACCAGCATTTGAATGAGATTAGCGAGAGTTTATTGCAGTTGCAACCATCCATTTCTGAAGCTTTAAATTTTATCCCACAGCGTGGAGCATTTACCAGAGGTATTTTAGCGGCAATGTACCTGGAAAGTGATTTGAGTTTAGAAGAAGCACAAAATATTTACGAAGCCTATTATAGTGCGCATCCTTTTACGCATGTAAGCAGGAAAAACATCGATCTAAAACAGGTTGTGAACACCAATAAGGCATTGGTACACCTAGAAAAACATGGTGGTAAATTATTTATCATCAGTATTATTGATAACCTGTTAAAAGGTGCCAGCGGACAAGCAGTTCAGAATATGAACTTAATGTTCGGTCTGGATGAAACAGCAGGACTTAAATTAAAAGCCGCCTATTTTTAA
- a CDS encoding four helix bundle protein, translating to MRDYKKLDVWKKAHELNMFIKKDIAIRFPKEERFELTSQLTRAALSIPLNIVEGCGRFTDKDFAHFLDTALGSTNEIDYCCLCASELKYISEEEYLKVNQAINEVRAMLISFLKFLRAGGGEKP from the coding sequence ATGAGAGACTATAAAAAACTTGACGTTTGGAAAAAAGCTCATGAATTAAATATGTTCATCAAGAAAGATATTGCAATTAGGTTTCCAAAAGAAGAAAGGTTTGAATTAACGTCTCAATTAACTAGAGCAGCACTATCTATACCTTTAAATATTGTTGAAGGATGTGGAAGATTTACCGATAAAGATTTTGCTCATTTTTTAGATACAGCGTTGGGCTCAACCAATGAAATTGATTATTGTTGTTTATGTGCTTCAGAATTAAAATACATAAGCGAAGAAGAATATTTAAAAGTTAACCAAGCAATTAATGAAGTTAGGGCAATGCTAATTTCTTTTTTGAAATTTTTAAGAGCAGGTGGAGGGGAAAAACCTTAA